In Bacteroidota bacterium, a single genomic region encodes these proteins:
- the pruA gene encoding L-glutamate gamma-semialdehyde dehydrogenase, with amino-acid sequence MAIKPFKNEKFTDFSKPEARRKQQLAIEIIEAELGKEYPIIIGSEKIYTENKLNSINPSNPSQIVGVFQKGTTDDANKAMEVALAKFEEWKRVPAKKRADYLFRAAKIMRKRRFELNATMILEVGKTWSEADGDTAEAIDFLEFYAREMLRYAGRQPVVQYKGEKDELVYIPLGVGVVIPPWNFPLAILTGMTTAAVVCGNTIILKPSSDSPLIAYKFMEVMEEAGLPAGIINFVSGPGGAVGDTLVTHPKTRFIAFTGSKEVGIHINVEAAKVRPGQIWLKRVVAEMGGKDSIIVDETTNLDEAAAGITLAAFGFQGQKCSACSRAIIVEKVYDKMVELLKTRASTITVGQAKVQSNFMGPVINKGSMEKMLEYIQTSIKEGGRLIIGGDVASGDGFFLRPTIIADVDPMGTISQEEIFGPVLAVIKAKDYDHALEIANNTEYGLTGAVYSKNRKRLEKAKEEFFCGNLYLNRKCTGALVGVHPFGGFNMSGTDSKAGGRDYLLLFMQGKSIAEKKIK; translated from the coding sequence ATGGCAATTAAACCTTTTAAAAACGAAAAATTCACTGATTTTTCAAAACCCGAAGCCCGTCGCAAACAACAATTGGCAATCGAAATAATTGAAGCCGAGCTCGGTAAAGAATATCCAATAATTATTGGCAGTGAGAAAATCTACACGGAGAATAAGCTCAACTCAATTAATCCATCCAATCCTTCGCAAATCGTTGGAGTATTTCAAAAAGGAACAACCGACGACGCTAACAAGGCGATGGAAGTTGCACTTGCAAAATTTGAAGAATGGAAGCGCGTTCCGGCAAAGAAGCGTGCCGATTATTTATTCCGGGCAGCAAAGATTATGCGAAAACGCCGATTCGAACTAAATGCAACTATGATTCTCGAAGTCGGTAAAACTTGGTCAGAAGCCGATGGCGACACTGCCGAAGCAATAGACTTCTTAGAATTTTATGCCCGCGAGATGCTTCGTTATGCAGGCAGGCAACCCGTTGTTCAATACAAGGGCGAAAAAGATGAACTCGTTTATATACCACTTGGCGTTGGTGTTGTAATACCCCCGTGGAATTTTCCCCTCGCAATTCTCACAGGAATGACGACTGCTGCAGTCGTTTGCGGAAACACTATTATTTTAAAACCGTCCAGCGACTCCCCACTTATTGCATACAAGTTTATGGAAGTAATGGAAGAAGCTGGCCTTCCGGCCGGTATTATAAATTTTGTTTCAGGACCCGGTGGCGCGGTTGGCGATACTCTCGTTACACATCCGAAAACACGATTCATCGCATTCACTGGTTCAAAAGAAGTAGGCATTCATATTAACGTGGAAGCAGCTAAAGTTCGTCCCGGACAAATCTGGCTCAAGCGAGTTGTAGCTGAAATGGGCGGCAAAGATTCCATCATCGTGGACGAGACTACAAACCTGGACGAAGCAGCAGCAGGAATTACTTTAGCAGCTTTTGGTTTTCAAGGACAGAAATGTTCGGCATGTTCACGCGCTATCATCGTAGAAAAAGTTTACGACAAGATGGTCGAATTATTAAAAACACGTGCTTCAACAATTACAGTCGGACAAGCAAAAGTTCAATCCAACTTTATGGGACCGGTTATCAACAAAGGTTCGATGGAGAAGATGTTAGAGTATATACAAACTTCAATAAAAGAAGGCGGCAGATTAATTATTGGCGGCGATGTTGCTTCTGGCGACGGCTTCTTCTTGCGTCCAACCATAATTGCCGACGTAGATCCGATGGGAACGATTTCACAGGAAGAAATTTTTGGACCTGTTCTCGCAGTGATCAAAGCAAAAGACTACGACCATGCCCTTGAGATTGCTAACAATACCGAATATGGTTTAACAGGGGCAGTATATTCAAAAAACAGAAAGCGGTTAGAAAAAGCAAAAGAAGAATTTTTCTGCGGCAACTTGTATCTGAACCGCAAATGCACGGGGGCGCTCGTCGGTGTTCATCCGTTCGGCGGCTTTAATATGAGCGGCACCGATTCAAAAGCCGGTGGCAGAGATTATTTATTGTTATTCATGCAGGGCAAATCTATCGCAGAGAAAAAAATAAAGTAA
- a CDS encoding glycoside hydrolase family 3 N-terminal domain-containing protein → MKHLLFTFYFLLFTYFFGCRAPVEIQKTHEEPTPIDKEDVEEIIEAKTDWVEEILNRLTIEEKVGQMIMPRSTGYFVNTESDEYNKMLHLAKNRKVGGFCFFQGDVYATAVTINKLQEISDVPLLISADFERGGPMRIRRMTPFPEAMAVGATRNSELAFQMGKIVAAESRAIGVHINFAPVADVNNNPLNPVINTRSYGESPQLVADIASAYAAGMQANGLVATAKHFPGHGDTDVDSHYDLPVLNVSRDRLNQVELYPFKKLIDKGVMGVMTAHLAVSAFDGKKRIPASLSKNITTDLLQNELGFKGLIITDALEMKGVTKAYNVSDAAIRSVESGADILLLPPDEDAAIDAILNAIKKGKISQARIDSSVRKILAVKQWLKLDENKLVDVNKISEVVSSPEHWKIAKEISQVSITVVKNESAIPINPRKNTLALIISDTDDYRTDINRSGNANPNERAGDYFIGELRARSNKIKSIRLSPRSNQMDFDAALSQARASDVVICALFVKIRTRTNPYGLSQNLIDFINSISSTKGNGRTAKHILITFGNPYTVGVLKNSDAVVFAYSDTELTTEAVAEILFGEIKAKGELPVTIPDATSGVTMYAFGSGLKISKTTLYEDKATTDLKKFENVDRTIKSAITDKAFPGAQVMVIKNGEVLHHQNYGRQDYASDSPEITDSTLYDIASLTKVVGTTTAIMKLYDEGKINLDDKIIKHIPIFSSNGKEIITIRNLLLHNSGLPAWQQFYLTCKSADEVLDSIYNSKLIYRTGDSIIYSDFGFIVLGKIIEQVTGLSLDVYLKNEFFNPLGMENTFYNPPADLLYRIAPTEIDTIWRKKLVHGTVHDETAALLGGISGHSGIFSTASDLAKFAQMVLSGGSYGGVQYIKSETVKLFTERIDLRTKRGLGWDFKTLNGYSSAGNLFSPKSFGHTGFTGTSLWIDPDKNLIVIFLTNRVHPTRANNKIIKIRSELHDAVIETVR, encoded by the coding sequence ATGAAACATTTACTTTTTACTTTTTACTTTTTACTTTTTACTTATTTCTTCGGCTGTCGCGCACCGGTTGAAATTCAAAAAACACACGAAGAACCAACTCCGATCGACAAAGAAGACGTCGAAGAAATTATCGAAGCCAAAACCGATTGGGTAGAAGAAATACTGAACCGACTAACGATTGAAGAAAAAGTCGGGCAAATGATTATGCCTCGCTCAACAGGATATTTTGTAAATACCGAAAGCGATGAATATAACAAGATGTTACATCTTGCGAAGAACCGAAAAGTTGGCGGCTTCTGTTTTTTTCAGGGGGATGTTTACGCAACGGCAGTAACGATAAATAAACTTCAGGAAATATCGGACGTTCCGCTCTTAATCAGCGCTGATTTCGAGCGAGGCGGTCCGATGCGTATCCGGCGAATGACTCCTTTTCCCGAGGCGATGGCTGTCGGCGCAACCCGAAATTCTGAACTCGCTTTTCAAATGGGCAAGATCGTCGCAGCCGAAAGTCGTGCTATCGGCGTTCATATCAACTTCGCTCCGGTAGCAGATGTAAACAACAATCCGCTCAACCCGGTTATCAATACACGTTCTTACGGCGAATCGCCACAACTCGTCGCCGATATAGCATCGGCTTATGCGGCGGGGATGCAAGCAAACGGACTTGTAGCAACAGCAAAACATTTTCCGGGACACGGCGATACCGATGTTGATTCGCACTACGATTTACCAGTTTTGAATGTAAGCCGCGACCGCTTAAATCAAGTTGAACTATACCCTTTCAAAAAATTGATAGATAAAGGTGTTATGGGGGTAATGACTGCTCACCTTGCAGTTTCTGCCTTCGATGGGAAGAAACGTATTCCGGCATCGCTTTCTAAAAACATAACTACTGATCTGCTTCAGAACGAATTAGGATTTAAAGGTTTGATAATTACTGACGCACTCGAAATGAAAGGTGTTACAAAAGCTTACAATGTATCCGATGCCGCAATTCGATCTGTGGAATCGGGCGCCGATATTTTACTTTTGCCCCCCGATGAAGATGCCGCAATTGATGCAATTTTGAATGCGATTAAAAAAGGAAAAATTTCACAAGCCCGAATCGATTCATCAGTTAGAAAAATTTTAGCAGTTAAACAATGGCTGAAGTTAGACGAAAACAAATTAGTGGATGTGAACAAAATTTCAGAAGTTGTCAGCTCTCCTGAACATTGGAAGATTGCAAAAGAAATTTCGCAAGTTTCGATTACTGTTGTAAAGAACGAAAGCGCAATACCAATTAACCCGCGCAAGAACACACTCGCCTTGATAATCAGCGACACTGATGATTATCGAACCGATATCAATCGCTCCGGAAACGCAAACCCGAACGAGAGAGCCGGCGATTATTTTATAGGAGAACTACGCGCACGCAGCAACAAAATAAAATCAATCCGTTTATCTCCGCGCAGTAATCAAATGGATTTCGATGCAGCTTTATCACAAGCCCGTGCTTCCGATGTTGTTATTTGTGCCTTATTCGTGAAGATTCGAACCAGAACAAACCCTTACGGACTATCTCAGAATCTGATTGATTTTATAAATTCTATCTCGAGCACAAAAGGAAACGGGCGAACTGCCAAACATATTTTGATTACATTCGGAAATCCGTACACAGTTGGAGTGTTAAAAAATTCTGACGCTGTAGTTTTCGCATATTCGGATACAGAGCTAACTACTGAAGCTGTAGCCGAAATTTTGTTTGGCGAAATCAAAGCGAAAGGCGAACTTCCTGTTACAATTCCCGATGCAACTTCGGGCGTTACGATGTATGCGTTTGGAAGCGGGTTAAAAATTTCTAAAACCACTTTGTATGAAGATAAAGCAACAACCGACTTGAAGAAATTTGAGAATGTTGACAGAACAATAAAATCAGCAATTACCGATAAAGCATTTCCCGGCGCCCAAGTAATGGTGATTAAAAATGGTGAAGTTTTACATCATCAAAATTACGGAAGACAGGATTACGCATCCGATTCACCTGAAATTACCGATTCAACTTTATACGACATTGCATCGCTCACGAAAGTAGTGGGCACCACAACGGCAATAATGAAATTGTACGATGAGGGAAAAATAAATTTGGATGATAAGATAATTAAACACATTCCGATTTTTTCTTCTAACGGAAAAGAGATCATCACCATTCGAAATCTTCTTCTTCACAACAGCGGTTTACCGGCTTGGCAACAATTTTATCTCACTTGCAAGTCTGCCGATGAAGTTTTGGATTCTATTTACAACTCAAAGTTAATCTATAGAACGGGCGATTCGATTATTTACAGCGATTTCGGTTTCATTGTATTAGGAAAAATTATTGAACAAGTAACCGGTTTAAGTTTAGATGTTTATTTGAAAAACGAATTTTTTAATCCGTTAGGAATGGAAAATACATTTTACAATCCACCTGCAGATTTGCTATATAGAATTGCACCAACAGAGATCGACACAATCTGGCGGAAGAAACTTGTGCACGGAACTGTCCACGATGAGACGGCGGCGCTGCTCGGAGGAATTTCGGGACACTCAGGTATATTTTCGACTGCTTCCGATTTAGCAAAATTCGCTCAGATGGTTTTAAGCGGAGGAAGCTACGGAGGAGTTCAATACATTAAATCGGAAACTGTTAAATTATTTACTGAACGAATTGATTTGAGAACCAAACGCGGACTCGGCTGGGATTTTAAAACTTTGAACGGATACAGTTCGGCGGGAAATCTTTTTAGTCCAAAATCTTTCGGGCACACCGGATTTACCGGAACATCGCTATGGATTGACCCAGATAAAAATTTGATTGTAATATTTTTAACTAACCGCGTTCATCCAACTCGTGCGAATAATAAGATTATTAAAATTCGATCCGAGTTACACGACGCAGTGATTGAAACGGTGAGGTGA
- a CDS encoding BadF/BadG/BcrA/BcrD ATPase family protein, translating to MNVRYGKKKYVLGVDGGGTQTTAILVGLDGAVVAEEKSVSTNIQVVGVEKATKTIIKLIFACCKKTGCDINSIKSIVLGLAGAGRVSDKKVLLEGLKKSQIMLPAVTVETDARIALEAAFASSYGIVLIAGTGSIAVSKDENGKFFRLGGWGRILGDEGSGYSIGLKALNAAIRAYEGRGDKTILINFALEHFECKTLDDVVSKIYSGSTDIAAFASKVIKASAEFDHVAHNILFNQANELAELVLTLIPQMHPKRKMPVALMGGLLETENVYSKMVKERISRSLPQIIIQKPKFPAAFGAAIMGLKAFEF from the coding sequence GTGAACGTTCGATATGGAAAAAAAAAATATGTTCTGGGAGTTGATGGCGGCGGCACTCAAACTACGGCTATCTTGGTCGGTCTCGATGGGGCTGTCGTCGCTGAAGAAAAATCAGTTTCAACAAATATCCAGGTAGTAGGAGTTGAGAAGGCAACCAAAACAATTATCAAATTAATTTTTGCTTGCTGCAAAAAAACCGGTTGCGATATTAATTCGATTAAATCTATTGTGTTGGGATTAGCCGGCGCCGGACGGGTAAGCGATAAAAAAGTTTTACTTGAAGGACTGAAGAAAAGCCAAATAATGCTGCCCGCAGTAACAGTGGAAACCGACGCTCGAATCGCGCTCGAAGCCGCATTCGCAAGCAGCTACGGTATTGTGCTTATCGCCGGAACAGGTTCAATAGCGGTAAGTAAAGACGAAAACGGAAAATTTTTTCGCCTCGGCGGCTGGGGAAGGATATTAGGCGACGAGGGGAGCGGTTATTCAATCGGATTAAAAGCTCTCAACGCCGCAATCCGCGCTTACGAAGGAAGAGGCGACAAAACTATTTTGATAAACTTTGCTCTTGAACACTTCGAATGTAAAACGTTGGACGATGTCGTTTCAAAAATTTACAGCGGTTCAACGGATATAGCTGCGTTTGCTTCCAAAGTTATTAAGGCGTCTGCCGAATTCGATCACGTGGCTCACAATATTCTTTTCAATCAGGCAAATGAACTTGCCGAGTTAGTGCTTACGCTGATTCCGCAGATGCATCCGAAAAGAAAAATGCCTGTAGCTCTAATGGGTGGACTTCTCGAAACCGAAAATGTTTACTCGAAGATGGTTAAAGAAAGAATATCTCGCTCGCTTCCACAAATAATAATTCAGAAACCAAAATTCCCAGCCGCTTTTGGCGCTGCAATAATGGGACTGAAAGCATTCGAGTTTTAA
- the tpiA gene encoding triose-phosphate isomerase yields MRRKVIAGNWKMNKDIQETVTLVNEIKERLNGFNKNVEVVICPPFVSLVVASGLIKGSNIKLGAQNMYHQNDGAFTGEVSARMLKAIGCEYVILGHSERRQYFKETNEFINLKVRHALTNNLTPIICVGETLEERESGVTDQIVSTQVKGVLAGLTQNDIEKIVIAYEPVWAIGTGKTATTEQANQVHKLIRKLVAQLYSWALAEKLIIQYGGSVNQQNAFELLSQSDIDGALVGGACLKADSFVSIIGAAGEVS; encoded by the coding sequence ATGCGCCGTAAAGTAATTGCAGGTAACTGGAAAATGAATAAAGATATACAAGAGACAGTAACTCTTGTGAATGAAATAAAAGAACGTTTGAACGGGTTCAACAAAAATGTGGAAGTTGTAATTTGCCCGCCGTTCGTATCGCTTGTAGTGGCAAGTGGATTAATAAAGGGCTCGAACATAAAATTAGGCGCTCAGAATATGTATCATCAAAACGACGGAGCTTTTACAGGCGAAGTATCAGCCAGGATGTTGAAAGCAATAGGTTGCGAGTATGTAATTTTAGGACACTCGGAACGCCGCCAATATTTTAAAGAAACAAACGAGTTTATAAATTTAAAAGTTAGACACGCATTGACTAATAACTTAACGCCAATAATTTGTGTCGGTGAAACGTTGGAAGAGCGTGAGTCGGGAGTAACCGATCAAATCGTTTCAACACAAGTGAAGGGAGTTCTCGCTGGATTAACGCAAAATGATATTGAAAAAATTGTGATAGCTTATGAACCGGTTTGGGCAATCGGGACAGGGAAAACTGCAACAACCGAACAAGCTAATCAAGTTCACAAACTAATCCGAAAATTAGTAGCACAATTATACTCGTGGGCGTTGGCTGAAAAGCTGATAATCCAATACGGCGGTAGTGTGAATCAGCAAAACGCATTCGAGTTGCTTTCGCAGTCCGATATAGATGGGGCATTAGTAGGAGGTGCTTGTTTGAAAGCTGATTCGTTTGTTTCAATAATTGGAGCGGCAGGGGAAGTA